In the Armatimonas rosea genome, TACTACCCATCGGGGCACATGATGTATATCGAAGAAGGCTGCCTGGCGCAGCTCAAGGCCGATGTCCTAAGCTGGCTGTAGGCGGGGCCGGGGGCTGAAAGTCCCCGGCAGAGGGGAAGGAGCGTCCCGGGGACGCGTGGAGTGAGTTGTGTTCTGCGCGTCCTCGGGACGCTCCCCAAAATCGGAGGCGGGGATTTCAACCCCCGACAGCATGCCCGGGGAGCAACAACTCGTAGTAGATCTCTTGCTCCTCGGTGCCGTCGTGCCAGGTGTGTGGCTCGCGGTGGGTTTCTTGAAAGCCGAACGCTTGGTTGGCGCGCATCGACGGTGTGTTCGAGGCGCGGTGCCCGACCACAAGCCGGGTAAAGCCCTGCTCGCGTGCCCAGTCGAGTCGTGCTTGGTAGAAGAGGCGCGAGAGCTTTTGGCCGCGGTAGGCGGGCTTGAGATAGCTGGCGATACACATCGCCGTCGTGGGATCATTGGGATGGGCGAGGATGCCCGTGAGACCAATCAGAGACGTGTCGTCGTAGAGCAGGAAGACCGCCTTGCTGGGGCCGGCGCTCCACGTGCGCCACTGGGCTTCGTCGTAGACACTCTCGCGGGCGTAGCTGCTCCCAAAGACACCCGGCTCGGACTGAAGCGCCTCTAAGCGAAGGGTGCGGACGAGCTCCCAATCGTCTTGTGTGGCAAGCTGCAACTTCATCGGATGGCCTCTTCGAGGCTGCGCCAGCGGGTGGCTTGCTCGGCGGCGGGGATGGACTTCTTGTCCCAGCGGCGCAGGGTCTCGGCGCGCCAGGCACGGGGGATGCTCTCCTCATACGCCGCGATCCAAAGGCAGGCTGCGCGGAGCTTCTCCCGGAGCCGCTCGCCGTCGTCCGGGGTGGCGGGGTAGAGGAGCTCGGCATCACGCACCGTCCAGATATCCGGCGGCAACTCCGACGGCGCGAGGCGGATCTTAAAGTCTTGCCGCAGGAGCCAGAGGCCATCGTAGAAGAGCCCAAAGGCCCAGAGCGTGGCGGGGGGCTGGCGGTAGCGCGAGAGGTCTTTCTCCGCCGCGTGGTGCTCGCGGACAAAGCCTTGGGCGAGGAGCAGATTGCCGTCGCTGTGGCGGATGTCCTGCCCCCAGCACCAGCACTGCTGGTCCAGTAAGAGCTTTCCCTCACGGATCACCGCAGGCGGCACGCGCCAGATGGATGCCATCGACAGCGCGACCTAGTCCTCGTCGTCTTCTACCAGCTCGGCGGCTTCCAGGCAGAGGACCCAGTCGTTGTGGCGACCGGAGGTGGGGGAGGCAACCGTGACCTCGCCGACGCAGTCCACTTCGTCGTCGTCGACTGCGATTCCGGTTCGGGGATCGAGCCAGCTGACGGCGGCCATCTCAAAGCCGAGGTCGTCGATAGTGAGGGTGAGCTCGCCGCCCTCGGGGAGGTAGCAGAGCAGGTAGCTATCGCCAGTGAGGCAGCGCGCGCCCGTGCCGTCGGTGAGGATGCGCTCCTGAGCGGGGACTCCGGTGGTGAAGTCGCGCTCTTCGAAGAGCGAGCGCAGGTGGCGCACCTGCCAGGCCCCGGAGAAGTGCAGTGCCTCGCTCCAGTGCGTGTCGGCGTAGGCGATCGCGGCATGGCGGCTGGGATCAAAAAACTGCCAGACATCCTGGCAGCCGTAGGTGACCCCGCACGCCCCCGCCAGCACCGAGCGCCAGAGCGCCGAGCGCACGTCGTCGTCTCTAAAGCGGCTCGTATCCGGCTTCCAGTTGATCGGGTGGTTCTCGTAGCTGGGCTCGGCATCGAGGGTCGGCTTGGCGGGCGCAAGGGCGTAGTCCTTGTCCACCATCGCCGCGTTGTCGATCCGCCGCGCCCCGTGGCCCGATTGGATCATGTTGAAGTCCAGCCAGTCCTCGGTGTGGAACGCATCGCTGGAGTGGCACCCGCCCTGGGGATGGAAGGTAATGAGGTGGTTGGGATCGGAGTCGCGCAGGGCCTGACCCAGCTTGCGAAACGTCTCGCGCTCTTCGTCGGTGGTCGGCTTGCGGTCTCCGCCGTTGATCCAGATAATATTCTCGCGGTGGAGATAGCGCAGCCCCAGCCACTTGCCGTAGGCGTAGGCATTGGTGGGGTTAAAGACCACTGGCCCCGTCCCCCAGGCCTTCACTACCTTGTCGCCCCACGTGGGCAGGAGCCCCATCATCAGCCCGAGGCTCTCGGCGTAGTCTAGCACAGCGTCCACATGGGCGAAGTACTTCTCATTGGGCTTGGTCGGATCGAGGTCGTGGAGGGGCAGGTCGCCGTTTTGGTTGGGCTCGGTCAGGCCCTCGAACTCGGCGAGCAGAACCGCCTGAATCACCGTGAAGCCCTGCTCCGCGCGCACGTCTAAGTAGTGCTTGGCCTCGTCGAGTGTCAGCCGGTGAAACAGCTCCCAGGCCGTGTCGGCGAGGTAGAAAAAGGGGGTCTGGTCGTCCCACTGAAGAAAGCGGCCATTGTCGGTAACGCGGAGGTTCATGGACGCATTTTACCTTGCGGGCGGCTAAAGCGGCCCGTTGTTGCGGCAAGACCCATAAATGGGCCTACAGGTTTAAGGCTTCTGCAATCTCTCGTGGGAAAGTCCGATCAGGATTGTCCGCTTCAGGTAAGAGGGAAGGCAAAGTGTTGTCTTGAGCAATGGCGTGGAGATAGAGTGGTTTACCGACACGCTCGCCGTGGAGCCAGTAGCGAGAAAAACCACGTGCCAGCTTGCCTTTCTGATCCCAGAGTCGCTCAATTCCGTGGAGCTGATCCTGATACCAGTGCTTCTCAGCTCTAAGTTGGCCATTGGAAAATTGCCACTCATAGCCGTGGAGCTGACCGCTTACAAAGTTGTAGGCTTCCGCTAGGCTGGTGTTGCCGTCTTCATCTTCGGACCACCAGAGATCGAAACCACTCCCCTGTTCCATTGTGTAGGTGCCTAGGAGTCGGCCCTCATTAGCCCACTGGTAGGCGGTACCGTGTTGTAGTCCCCGTTCGTAGGGCTGTGCAGAGATCAGGTTTCCCTTTGTGTTCCAGAAGTACTGCCAGCCGTGCTTGTTGCCGTTTTGAAAAGCGTACTCGTTTGCCGGAAGCCCACTGGGATGCCAGAGACGAATCCCGACAAGCTCGTCCTCGATGTAGTACTCTGCCCGCATAGGACATCGCCCCTCCCCGCGTGCGGTGACTTTTTCCCGGGCTGTGGGGGGAATGCACGAGTGGTAGGCTGTCTCACGAGTCATGGTGTGGCTCCGACAAAGATCAGCACGCGGCTGTCGGTGTTGCAGAAGAGGTTGGTGCCTTCGGTGTGGAAGGGCGTGGGCCAGTAGCAGTGGCCAAACACGACTAGTAAATCGTCTTCGTACTGGAGCTGCTCGTTGAGGGCGCTCCAGCCACGGTGCCGCTCGGTGGGGCCTTCGGGGCCTTGGTGGAGCAGGAGAATATCGGCCTGGGGGCGCGTGGCTCTCTCGACCGCACGCAGAAACTCTGTCTCGGTCTTGCGCTGGTTGCGCTCTGGGTTGCCCACAATCCCGCCGACACCGCCCACCGTGAGCCCCGCGACCGAGGCTTTCGTGCCATCAAGCAGTGTCACTTGGGAAGCGATGGCCGCAGGCGTGGCCTCGTCGTGGTTGCCCAGCACGGCAAGTGTCTGGGGCGCGAGGGGGGCGAAGGCATTGAGCACCGGAGTGATATCGCCGGTTCCGCCGCGCTTGTGGCAGTCGGGGTAGTCGTAGAAGTCGCCCGCCAGCAGGCAGAAGTCCAAAGGGGGGACTTGCCCGAGCTCCTGGAGAAGCGCTAGCTCCTCGGCGAGCACCTCACCCAGGAGCCGGTTACGCTTGCCCTGTTCGCGGCCTTGGAGGTCGGCGGTCACCAAAAAACAAGGCGCGGTTTTCTTCTCCCAGGCGTAGCGCACCAGAGCAACCTCCAGCAAGCGCCGCTCCGGCTTGTCCGCCCCCGACGATAGATAGCGGATCGTGTGGATTGTCTCGGGATCAGAGAGAGTCATGTCGTCGTAGCCAGGTTCCGATTACCTTGCTCATGCCAACGGTCTCCTCAGTGTAGGCGAGAGTGGTGTACAGAGGGACAGCATCTTCTGTAAATAAGGCCACATGTTGCCCAGAGAGCTTTGCTTCCAGTAAGGCCATCATCGCGGTGGCAACTCCTTGCCGTCGATAGGCAGAGTAGGTCCAGACATCGACAATGTAGGCGTTGCAGACTCCATCGGAGAGGGCGCGTGCGGTGCCGATAGGCTGCGGGCCGGCATAGGCGATAACGGTCGCAAAGCTATTGCGAAACGACTCCTCTAGCTGCTCCGCCGTTCGCCCATTATGGAAACGATCCGCGATCAGCAACGCCCTAAGCTCCTGCCAGTCGACAGCAGAGAGATCGGTCTTATACAAAATCGGTACTTCTGGCTTGGTCACAGTCTTGCTCCTATAGGTTTGGCAGGGAGAGGATCAGCGCATGATCTTGGAGGAAGCGTGCGGTGACCGCTTTTCGGTAGCGCACCAGGTTGGCTTGGACCGTCTTGAGGTGCGTGTCACGGGTCTTGCGCAGGGTGGTGCTGGCTTGGGGGGCCTCTTTGGCATCGTGCGTCGCGGCGACTAGCGCGGCGGTCTCGGCGACAAGCTCCGCGTGGGTATAGCCGCCTTGAAGGGTAAGGGGTGGCGTAAAGTCGGGAAGGGAGGCGGCATTGAGGCGTGCCCAGAGATCTGCCATATCGTGGATAGTCTGCTCCCAGAGGCTGTCATTTGCAGTCATCGAGGGAATCAGCGGCAGCGCGGCGGCAAACTCCGTCTCGGCAAAGTCGGCGAGCACCGTGGCCCGGAACGAGCGCAGGCGCTCACGAAGGCTCGCACGCAGCGCCTTACGGCGGCTAATCGCGGTCTCGGAGCGGTTCATACTTTGCGTAACCGCTTGCGCATTGGCCTCAAAAGTCGTGCGATCTGCGGCGAGCGCCGCCACATCATAGCCCCCCCGCAGCGTGAGTGCGTCGGGTGCAAGCGCTGCATTCACTGCAAACCAGTGCTCAAGAAATCGGCTCATCACCGCCGGTGCATCTTTCACAGAGACGTTTGGCATCACAATACTCCTGTATATGGGGGAATAGGCAGGTAAAAAACAATCGCCTTGACGTTTCTTCTGCCATAGCGGAGTATATCCAAAATTAGGAAAGTTAAAACTAATGCTCCTCAAGTTTGAAGCATCGCGAGAAGTTTCTCAGAAAATAGAAGCGTTTATACCTAGTACTTCCGCGACACGCAAGCGCAAGGCGGGGACGATGTCTTCGTCGAACCAGGGATTGCGCCGCAGCCAGAGATTATTGCGCGGGCTGGGATGGGGCAAGGGAACGACACTCGGCCAGTGGTCACGCCAGCCTTGCACAATTTCCGTGACCGAGCCGCGCACCGTGGGCAGGTGATAGGCCATGGCATACTGCCCGATCACAAGCGTGAGCTGAAGATTTGGCAAGTGCGCCAGAAGCTTCTTGCGCCAAGCCGGGGCGCACTCAGGGCGTGGAGGCAGGTCGCCGGACTTGCTGGTGCCGGGGTAGCAAAAGCCCATCGGGAGTAGCGCGATTTGGTGCGGGTCGTAGAAAACGGCGGGCGTGATCCCCAGCCAGTCGCGGAGCCGCTCCCCGCTCGGGTCATCGAAGGGAATCCCCGACGCATGGACGCGCCGCCCTGGCGCCTGCCCGACAATCAGAATCTTGGCATCGGAGTGGCACTGGAGCACCGGGCGCGGCCCGTGCGGCAGGTGCTCCGCGCAGAGCGTGCACGCACGAACGTCGGTGAGGAGTACATCGAGTGGTGTCATCGTGTTTTCCCCCCGGTTGGAGCAGGGGGACTGGAGAGCGTCGCGTCCCCCCCCGGTTGGAGCGGGGGGGCTGGAGAGCGCTACGCGCTGCAAAGCCCGTTCCGGGCATGGGAATTTGTATGGCCGAAGGCCTTCCCAGCGGAGCTTGCGACGCTCGTTGACGCCCCGCTCTCACCGGGGCGATCTAACCGAGACTACGCATCCCGCCACGAATGCGCCGCCTTCCACCCAAGGACGCGCTCGGCCTTGCTGCAGTTAAAGACACTCTGGAACTCCCCATGGCCCTCGGCCAGGAGCGCGAGCGCCTCGTTGCCGTAGTGGTCTTGGAGAGCGTTGTGGAGCGGCGTGTCCAGGCAGGTATCCGCTGCGGCGATCAGAAATACCTCGTGGCCCGTGGTGTCGGCCTCGATCGCACAGCGAAACGCCGTGGCGACATCGCGCACATCGATGTAGCTCCAGAAGTTGCCGCTGCCGCCGTGCGGGTAGTTGGCCCGGCGGTCGGCGAGCCAGGTGTAGGTCTCGGGGGTGATGACATTGTTGATGCGCAGGGAGACAATTGGCATCTCGGGGTAGCGCACGGAGAGCGAGTCGGAGATTACCTCGCCCAGGTACTTGGAGAGCGCGTAGGCATTGGGAGTCGTGGCGCGGTCCTCCTCAGCAAAGGGCAGGCGCGGGGGGAGCTGGGTGGTGGTCAGCCAGCCGGTCGCCATCTCCGACGATGCATAGACAAGGCGCTTGACCCCAAAATCGCCGGCAGCCTGGAGCACGTGGTAGGTCGAGAGCGTGTTGTTGGCAAAGACTGTCTGCCGTGGGTCCCCGCTGGGGGCTGGGTTGGCTGCGACATGACAGACAAAGTCGGGCTTCACCTGCGCAAAGGCATCGTAGACCTCGCCCGCATTGCAGAGATCCACTTTGATAAACGCGCCGGGGAGCCCCTCTAAGCGCCGCTGATCGAGGTTGGTCACCTCGTAGCCCGCCGCTACCAGCTCGCGGACCACATAAGAGCCCGCCTTTCCACTACCGCCCGTCACAAGAACTTTCTTACTCATGGCACGATTGTACCCCTTGCCCAGGGAAGTTCTGTGACGGGCAAGTTTGTGCTAGAGGTGAATCCCCAGGCTCAGGCTGTACTGGTCGGCGCGCACCCCGCTGAGCGAGCCGAGACCGGTGTAGCGCGCCTCGATAAATGCCTTGCTTCCCAGCGGAGTTCCGAGCAGAAACGAGGGGACAAAGCGGGTGCCACTGAGGTTCTTGATCGCGAGGGGGCCATCGGCGCTGGTAGCACGTGTTGTCGAGCGGGTTGCAGAGAATATATCCGATGCCGCGGGCCCGGGGACATCGAGCTTGAGGCTTGCCACGCCCAGCCCAAAACCGTAGTAGCTCCGTGCCCCCGATGTCGTCGGAGCGCGCTCGACGTAGGAGAGGCCCGTCGCCGTGAGCGTGTTGCCCTGGCCCTCGCTGAGGAAGTGGGTGAGCTCCCACGACGGCACCCCGACCTGGCGCTGACTGCCCCGGCTCGCCGTCCCAAGACCGATAACCAGGCCGCTCTCGGAGATGCCTTTGCGGGTGCTCTCACTCAGGAGCGAGGTGCCACCCGCAAAAATATAGGTCCCCGATGTTAGAACGGGCTCCTCGGCGTGTGCCATAAGGCCGGTGAGCAAGAGCGCCGAAGCGCTGAGAATAAGACGATTCATCAAGAGAAGTTCCTTTCTTCTTAAACCAATAAGGCTCCGCAACTTCTATGCTATCGTATTATTTTTTTCCTTTGGGAGGCTGCCAGGCATCTAGGCGTGTAAGCTGATCCGGGGTGAGGAGTGGGCGTAGTTTGGCGCGGGCATCGGTCATGACCTCACGGCTCTTATTGGCAGCGTCCTGGCGGGCATCGGGATCGCTGCGGTTGGCGCGGGCACTTTTCTGGAGCTCGGTGAGCTTGTCCTGGAGCTGGTCAAAGATCGGGGTGACCTTGACTTTCTGGTCGGCGGTGAGCTGGAGGCTCTCGATCAGCTCCCCAAACATCGACTTGCTGGCCGGCTCTTTCTTTCCCTTCTTGGCCTGCTCCAGCGCCTCTTTAAACTGGGCTTGCTGGTCAGGGGTGAGAGTGGCGAGGATATCGGCCTCCAGCTTGAGGGTGATCCCCTCCAGCTTGGTGCGCTGGGGATCGGTGAGGGTGAGG is a window encoding:
- a CDS encoding GNAT family N-acetyltransferase, giving the protein MKLQLATQDDWELVRTLRLEALQSEPGVFGSSYARESVYDEAQWRTWSAGPSKAVFLLYDDTSLIGLTGILAHPNDPTTAMCIASYLKPAYRGQKLSRLFYQARLDWAREQGFTRLVVGHRASNTPSMRANQAFGFQETHREPHTWHDGTEEQEIYYELLLPGHAVGG
- a CDS encoding DUF4038 domain-containing protein, with the translated sequence MNLRVTDNGRFLQWDDQTPFFYLADTAWELFHRLTLDEAKHYLDVRAEQGFTVIQAVLLAEFEGLTEPNQNGDLPLHDLDPTKPNEKYFAHVDAVLDYAESLGLMMGLLPTWGDKVVKAWGTGPVVFNPTNAYAYGKWLGLRYLHRENIIWINGGDRKPTTDEERETFRKLGQALRDSDPNHLITFHPQGGCHSSDAFHTEDWLDFNMIQSGHGARRIDNAAMVDKDYALAPAKPTLDAEPSYENHPINWKPDTSRFRDDDVRSALWRSVLAGACGVTYGCQDVWQFFDPSRHAAIAYADTHWSEALHFSGAWQVRHLRSLFEERDFTTGVPAQERILTDGTGARCLTGDSYLLCYLPEGGELTLTIDDLGFEMAAVSWLDPRTGIAVDDDEVDCVGEVTVASPTSGRHNDWVLCLEAAELVEDDED
- a CDS encoding toxin-antitoxin system YwqK family antitoxin → MRAEYYIEDELVGIRLWHPSGLPANEYAFQNGNKHGWQYFWNTKGNLISAQPYERGLQHGTAYQWANEGRLLGTYTMEQGSGFDLWWSEDEDGNTSLAEAYNFVSGQLHGYEWQFSNGQLRAEKHWYQDQLHGIERLWDQKGKLARGFSRYWLHGERVGKPLYLHAIAQDNTLPSLLPEADNPDRTFPREIAEALNL
- a CDS encoding metallophosphoesterase family protein — its product is MTLSDPETIHTIRYLSSGADKPERRLLEVALVRYAWEKKTAPCFLVTADLQGREQGKRNRLLGEVLAEELALLQELGQVPPLDFCLLAGDFYDYPDCHKRGGTGDITPVLNAFAPLAPQTLAVLGNHDEATPAAIASQVTLLDGTKASVAGLTVGGVGGIVGNPERNQRKTETEFLRAVERATRPQADILLLHQGPEGPTERHRGWSALNEQLQYEDDLLVVFGHCYWPTPFHTEGTNLFCNTDSRVLIFVGATP
- a CDS encoding GNAT family N-acetyltransferase, which translates into the protein MTKPEVPILYKTDLSAVDWQELRALLIADRFHNGRTAEQLEESFRNSFATVIAYAGPQPIGTARALSDGVCNAYIVDVWTYSAYRRQGVATAMMALLEAKLSGQHVALFTEDAVPLYTTLAYTEETVGMSKVIGTWLRRHDSL
- a CDS encoding uracil-DNA glycosylase family protein; this translates as MTPLDVLLTDVRACTLCAEHLPHGPRPVLQCHSDAKILIVGQAPGRRVHASGIPFDDPSGERLRDWLGITPAVFYDPHQIALLPMGFCYPGTSKSGDLPPRPECAPAWRKKLLAHLPNLQLTLVIGQYAMAYHLPTVRGSVTEIVQGWRDHWPSVVPLPHPSPRNNLWLRRNPWFDEDIVPALRLRVAEVLGINASIF
- a CDS encoding NAD-dependent epimerase/dehydratase family protein encodes the protein MSKKVLVTGGSGKAGSYVVRELVAAGYEVTNLDQRRLEGLPGAFIKVDLCNAGEVYDAFAQVKPDFVCHVAANPAPSGDPRQTVFANNTLSTYHVLQAAGDFGVKRLVYASSEMATGWLTTTQLPPRLPFAEEDRATTPNAYALSKYLGEVISDSLSVRYPEMPIVSLRINNVITPETYTWLADRRANYPHGGSGNFWSYIDVRDVATAFRCAIEADTTGHEVFLIAAADTCLDTPLHNALQDHYGNEALALLAEGHGEFQSVFNCSKAERVLGWKAAHSWRDA